The following nucleotide sequence is from Harmonia axyridis chromosome 5, icHarAxyr1.1, whole genome shotgun sequence.
GGCCTCGATATAATATGTATTGACTTATTGAGCAATGATTTAGCGAATGAACTATTCAAACAACTGAAAAACTCAGTAGAATATTACGATGGAGAATTGACTAaggtgatatatttttgagatttgCCCTTTTATACAGGTCATCTATTTCTTCATTTGGGTTTCCAGTTCGATTTTCATAAAGGTGGAGATTTCACAAATTTCTTTTACAATTTTATCCTGAGATTTTGTGAACTGTCTCATTGTTAACATACTGGTGGGAAGCATTAATGATAGTCTGTTTTTGACTGAAATCTCTGTTGTAGGTTTTGTACAGGCTCAGAGTTGCATGCTATTTGATCATATTGGTTTCAGTTAAGCTTTATTGGAAACTAACTTGTTCTTTGTTGTTAGTTTAGATCTTCTCCACATTTGTCTTGTTTCATACCAAGTTATTTTCTTTTTGTCTGTTTGTGTTTCTCCCTAGTAAGATTCTTACCAGATGTAGTCCCAAGAATTTAACAGTATTTCTAGTATAAGTTCTTGATCGATTGGAGGGCAATTGTTTAGGTGAGTTGTTAGCCATACTTGAGCCCTTTTGTAAGCTTCATTTTTGCAAATCGGTTATGCAGGTGTCTGGGTTTTCATAAGCAGAGAGAACGCTTATCAAAAATTGGCGACCATCAATTTTTCTGGGTATTCTTGAATTGTATTTAATTATTGGAATTGGATTTATGATTTCAAATGACTGTTGAAAACACAATCCAAGAAAAGCTCATTTTTGTGATGTATAAGAGAGAATGTTTATTTGaggcaaatttaatttttttatttcagaaattttgataACATTAAATGTATGCTATATTTTTGCATtccttttgcaaaataatttaattcctGCAGGTTAGGGTGTTCGGCAAATGGCATCAAATTCCAAGACAGCAATCTGCTTACGGCGATTCTGGCTTGCATTACAAATTTTCTGATGTATGCTTACCAGCTAAAGAATGGATTCCACCTTTATTAGCGACTAAAAATCTGCTATCCTCAATTACTGGTTACGATTATAATTTTGTCCTGATAAATAAGTAAGCTagataattttgtttattgaaaGGTGATGCCTCACATTCAGCGCATATTTTTATAGGTATAGAAATGGATCAGACCACATGGGTGAACATAGAGATGACGAAGCAGAATTAGATCCCAATACACCGATTGCTTCGTTAACATTGGGTCAGCGTAGACCATTTATCTTCAAACACGTAGATTCTAGAAAAAAATGCGGGGataagaaaatagaaaaacacaaaatatattTAGAACATGGAAGTTTATTACTGATGAATCCACCAACAAACAAATATTGGTACCATTCTTTACCTGTATGTAAAAAGGCTCCAGGAGAACGAATAAATcttacattcagaaaaataaCTAAATAAGAATCTCTAGATGTTATAATTTTACTGCATTCATTTGCAAAATCTACAAATCATGCTGATTTTAAGCTAGTGTGTTGTGATACATACATACAGGTATACAAAATTCAACTCAAAATCTCCGCCTTTGAATAAACAACTTTAATACATATGGCCACTTTATAGATGAAATGTGGAAATATAAATTATAGGAAAGACATATTCAAAGCTCTGAGAAAAATCCCAGAATATCTCAAGTAGTGTTTAAGGTGAATCATGAGAAACTATCAAACTCCAGTAGTGAATTGTACACATGGAActaagaaaaattttaatacaTTACCTGATGTTTATTTGTGTTAGTTATAATTCGAATAAAGCAAATCAAATTTTCTACATCAACTTTTTGGAAACCATAACGTTCTTATCGTATAAtttaacaaaattatttcatatacaGGGTAAGTCAATAGTTCTTGATTGTTCGATAACTCTTGTAAATTTTGgactaggagaatgattcaaattttgacgaaaTCGACAGCACTCGGGGCATAAGTTCCAatttgactctacaggctggtccaaAAGTGGCGAAACATGACATTACCCTGTTTTTGCAAATGAGAATACCCAATTTTTATATACTAgtcattaatttctgatttccaCATACTAgtcatgaaattctgatttccaCATACCCTACTTATTATAATTTAGCTTGTGGTACTTTTTGAGGAAGGCCTctgttttcaaaaaatttaatggtTTAAACTAGatatcatatcttgaaaaccgtttgATATAATTCTTcaagtttttattgaattcccaaaaAGTTTCCAAGTTTTCTGCAAATTTACGGATCTCTACAGGTGGTCTGAAAGACACTGCAATTTTTTATAAATGACAATAAGTCCATTTATCAAATGGCGTGTCCTGATCTTTTTTTACCTGTTGAATAGTCTAGTGAAAAGTGTTCATTTTTCATTGAGACATGTGCTTGAAATGAATAGTTTTTTAAATGATCCGCATAATTTCCGATGTcgc
It contains:
- the LOC123679786 gene encoding DNA oxidative demethylase ALKBH2-like codes for the protein MTYTMNFNKQKEEDLTEAFKIIDKTNIKQVCYTNQYGLDIICIDLLSNDLANELFKQLKNSVEYYDGELTKVRVFGKWHQIPRQQSAYGDSGLHYKFSDVCLPAKEWIPPLLATKNLLSSITGYDYNFVLINKYRNGSDHMGEHRDDEAELDPNTPIASLTLGQRRPFIFKHVDSRKKCGDKKIEKHKIYLEHGSLLLMNPPTNKYWYHSLPVCKKAPGERINLTFRKITK